The segment TAGGTAATTAATGGTAATTAGGTAATTTTCTAATAATGTTCTCGGCGTTATTACGTATTCTAAAATTTTCTTCTCAGGATTTCTGGAGAAATTTTTGGCTTTCCACGGCCACGATAGTAGTTTTGGTTTTGACATTGGTTTCCATAAATTTTTTAATAACTTTGAATTTTTTGACGAAAACTGCGGTAGCCGAAGTGGAAAATAAAATTGATGTCAGTATTTATTTTAAGCAGGGAGTGGCGGAAAGCGAAATCGGAAATATAAAATCATATCTTCTAAGTTTATCTACAGTGAAGGGCGTGAAATATGTTTCGCCCGAAGAAGCACTCCGAGAATTTGAAAAAAAACATAAAAACGACGCGATAATTAAAGAATCGCTTGAAGAAGTCGGAGAAAATCCCCTGGGAGCGACGCTTGTAATCCGGGCGCATAACACGGCGGATTATCCGGAGATTTTGAAAGTTTTTGACGCCGCGCAATACGTCAATATTATTCAAGAGAAAAATTTTGAAGATCACGAAGTCGTAATTAAAAAAATTGATTCCATTTCGGAAAAAGCAAAGACAACAGGTGCGGGTCTCGCCGGACTTTTCGCCGTGATCGCGGTTTTGATCGGGTTTAACACGGTCCGTATGACGATCTACACGCATCGCGAAGAAATTGGGGTGATGAAATTAGTCGGCGCGGCCAACTGGTTTGTCCGGGCGCCTTATGTCGCGAGCGGAATTTTTTACGGAATTTTTGCCGTGCTTTTCACGG is part of the Patescibacteria group bacterium genome and harbors:
- a CDS encoding ABC transporter permease, which produces MFSALLRILKFSSQDFWRNFWLSTATIVVLVLTLVSINFLITLNFLTKTAVAEVENKIDVSIYFKQGVAESEIGNIKSYLLSLSTVKGVKYVSPEEALREFEKKHKNDAIIKESLEEVGENPLGATLVIRAHNTADYPEILKVFDAAQYVNIIQEKNFEDHEVVIKKIDSISEKAKTTGAGLAGLFAVIAVLIGFNTVRMTIYTHREEIGVMKLVGAANWFVRAPYVASGIFYGIFAVLFTVLITFPAIGFAEPYLAGFFGGSEFNLLGYFSNNFLQIFGWQFVGVVLLNMVTSSLAVGRYLKV